Genomic segment of Drosophila biarmipes strain raj3 chromosome 2L, RU_DBia_V1.1, whole genome shotgun sequence:
ATCATTCACCCAGCGATTTGTCAAACAGATGGAACAAGATAGAACAGAGAAAGGAATCAAAGGAGGGAAACCAACTTGAAAATTAATGGCCAAATAAATATCCAACTATTTTTGGAGTGACTCAGAAGAAACAAGTATTTTCTTTTGAAATAaaccatatttattttccatttatatgtatatacaatagtttaaaaagaaaagtgtGGTAAGACTTCACTGTTTTTTTCTTATCCAAAACTATTCGaagtaatttttgaaaaatgtttcaaccaatatattttagtaagtgccatataaatcaaaatataagttaaaaaaatatatcgttAAGTCCTTTAACGGTCAATtctaagttttttaaatttcatttgtcttttttgaataaaaatagaatatataaaagacTCAAAGAAGAGAAaccttttttacaattaatctaaaatccaaatattttttgggtATCTGGAAACTCTGactcaagaaaaaaaaatttataagatGATTAAAGATCATTCCTCATATTTATCAACAATAATTTGGGAATGTAAGTAGTAGAAgtatattttttgcatttttccctatgcaatattactttttttttctattcaAACTATGTAACCTTTTTTTATCCACTTACCAATCTcacatttgaaatttttttaaatctataaagcaaattgttttatttaatgcatTATAATCGGCGAATCCCTGAAAAGTACAGTTTTAAATGGATTCAATAATGTGGCTTGAGGAATTATTGAAGTAAATCTTGTTTAATCCTTTTCGTCGACTCTAAATAAGCCCTactttttttcaaaacttcGAAGTTGTGTAACTTTTTAGTTCCCACTGGTATAATCCTATGGATGGATCCTTTAATCGTGTCGCCAGTTCTTTCGACTGTGAATGATTTCACTTAACGCTCTCGGGGTAGAAAAACAATGTTATCGCTTAATACTTATATTTTCCTgtcatttaatttcttttccaCTTGGCTCTCTCCGctttctccttctcctttgACGCCGGCCTGGACTCACTTGCAGAATCCGACCCGCTTTTATGATTCTTTGTTTTCACGCCAAACGATTTTGTTCAGCGCGATGCCAAATAGAAAATCATCATAATTTTCCTTTATTACCAGAGTTTTTACCCATTTGCCATAGTTGTTTCCCCGCTTTTTATGGACCAACTTTGGACCGATTCCGCAGCTGTAGTTGTAGCTGCAGCTTTAATTGCCATTGTCATGGCTGGGCTTGCTCATTGCCGCTGTCATTGTTTGTCACAGACTGTTCCACCCAGACCCCCACCCAGATCACCCCCTTGTGCTCATCAAAGGgggggaaaaaggaaaaaataactTTGTCGGAAACTCCTTTGATTTGTTTTCAGCACAACAGTATAAAAGTTTTGTACGAACGAACGGAGGACCCGCACTCATCCTTGGCCCGAACTTCTTCGTAGTGAGGTGAACTTTTTGAagacaaaacatttttgagtTATTAATGAAAAGTTGTTGTCTATCCGGTGTACACATGAAGGGGCAGGGCGGACGCAGGCCCTCGGCTTACATAGCGAATGCACAAGTGCTAACTAAATGTTATGCTTTCATTATGCTCAGTAGCCCCCACAAAAGTTTCCCATCCGACCAAGTTCCGGGCCAAGTTCCTCCTGGTTATTGGCTTAGCTGATTTTTCTCCTGTTCCATTCAATTTGGGCTTCGCTTTGAATTTTCTCTTTTTACCGACACGCATTTGTTTGCCTAAAGTGCACTTTTTAACTAACTTGTCTAACGCAACTAATGAAAAGATTTGTTATTAGTTTCGGTCCGGTAGAAGTGCAAAAAGTGACAGCAGCCGCACCAGCTGCCGGTGGGTAACTTGGCCCAGGGAATTATACATAAACATTGGAAACTGGGCGGGAAGAACATACAACACACACGATTCGCAAAAGGtaggaaaaaagaaatatgctAGCAACttgaaaaagtaaataaatatttgaacaaCTTCTTATGGCCAACTATTTGTTTGGCAGACGAAAAGAACAAGTTTCGGGCCACGCCAGGCAAAAGCAAAAAGGTGAGCTTCAGTGCTGCGCCGGGGTGTGGAACTTTCGAAGCCATTATGTGAAAGTTTTATTTCGCCTCGGCCAGGGCCTGGCAATCGACAAGTTTTCCTCTTGGGTGGCTCTAAGTTCGGCAGGAATTGGATTGGCAAATTGTTCGGCACATAATTTTAGAGGCAATTTAACAGAATCAAATTCAAGATAAATTCTTTCAACGGGAATGTGAAAGACTTGGCATATAAAAGGCTTGGTAAATATTGGTTCTATGTATCTCAATGTATAAAGAGTTCCATAGTTGCAAgcaattttaaaactaaaataaatattgttagTTACTTTCGTATAGTTAGTTGTAACGCCAAGATATTCTCTCtacatgtatttattttttaaattatatctaAAGCGCCATTTCAAACACCTACCTTGTATTAAACCAGGCAAGCGGCTCTCCATTCAAATCCattttatgaatgaattttgtttatttgccatACATATCCCACACTTCCCAGGTGGTTCCAAGCAAACGTTAAGCTGTCCAAATGGcttgtttaatatattaataaaagccATTCAAAGTCTTGCCCGAGCATCTCTAAAAGCCACCTAAATATGGTCATAACCATAAGCCAACTGTGGCCATTGTTCGCCACACAATTGGCATATTAAATTACCGCTTTTATAGCGCATATTTAACATAACACTAACGCAAACCGAGGCTATTTTGGGCCTCGGTTATCTAAACAGATAATTAAGTCCGCTTTGAGCCGCGGCTGTCTGCCAGCTGATTGATTGACTTTATCGGCCGTTCGAGCGGGGCCTTATCAACACTCCAGCGGAGTCAATCTTTTTGGCCCGGCCCGTCTCCGGCCTATCAAGATGCAGTCAGAAAATGCATAAAAGACGTATCTTACGGCAACGACAATAACAAGAGCCACGGCGCAGTACTACACACCGCAAGAAGGTAGGCAAGAGTCTCAGATTAAAACGAGTTCTTAACGGCAATCGTGTAGGCCGAGGAGTGCCATCTTTATGGACAGGTTAAGACAACTTCCTGCGTCCCTCGACCTCCCGTCGCCAGCGAGGAGTTACTTGATCGACAGTCCAACATGAAAACGAAACCAAACGGAATGACACACCACAAGACATTTCACggtgttttatataaattagtttttatttacagATCTTAAAGTTAGTTAACAGGGTTATAAATGAGCTGGAGAAGTTAACATGTTTTCTCGTATATTTTTCTTGCCTCCAGTGCTTTAACATTGCAAATGTAGGGTTTGGAAGTGCAGTGTTCTTAATACTTTTAGTTCTTATTCATttcaaatacttaaaattacattaaaatgttctttaaaaCAAGTACttgtattttagttttaattttaattgaatcgAACATTTTAGCCATTTCATATAATATAACACAATTAATTTCCCAACTGGTCAATCAATTTCTTCGACGTTTAGAAGCAGACTTCCAGCCACATAAAATGCATCCCAAGTGTTGTCACATCTTCACGAATTTATTATCCCCGACATCTGGCATCGTTCCAGGTGTTTTTTGGCCGGTACTCTCAATCAAGCGCCGGGAATGATGGCCACCCGCATTCTGCAGTTTATGACACTCTGTCACACAACATTTCCAGGCGGCTGCATGCACGTAGCGACATaaagaaacaatttaaaaatgcatgTAGTAAACGTATAATTTGATTAATAGCGACAGCTAGAATgtaaaaagttcaaaaagaatTATTCATAAATGTTGAATGTgttaaaatgaattatttatgaCATTACAAGCAAATCAAAGTTTGCAACAGTggcatttcaaaaataaaatattcgaTTTTTTCCCATTTCGTTCATTACCTGCTCATCAATTTGTAATTGGATCCCATGTTATTCACCAAAAAAAATCTAGGCTGGAAAAAACTCTTGTTGCCTGAAATATTCATTGTTAAATGCTGTGAAAGAATTCATATTTATTGCTGAAATGATTTGTGTGAATTATTTAAGctgaaaaaaatcgaaaatcaaTGGATTAATTATGATTTCAGCTTCcactccatttccatttccagatCCAGTgaccaaaccaaaccaaactaCAACAATAGCGCCGACGCCTGCGAAAGAAAAGACGGAAAAGCACAGAACACAGAACGAAAAAGTCTGGCCAAGAGTGGCCGGAATTAAACCTATAGGATTAGGTGGGCCTGGGGAATTGGGAGTTGGACGTTGGTTTCAACACCGCCACTTGGGTATTTGCTGGCAAAAAGAAAAGCGCAAAggaaaatgtgtgctaaaaaaaTACAGCAAAACATATACATGCAAGCACGGAGCTGTGAAACACGCAGCTAGAGAAATACTCGGAAAAAGCCAAAGCTCCGGAGTTGTGAGCTGAAGCCGTAACTGCAGGTGAAAATGGATTCTGAAAATTGGGTTAATTGATGCTTAGTGTTTTGCCTCAGTGGCAGGGATGAGTGGGCGGGGGTGGTGTTATTTAGCGCCAAGTGGCTAATAGTTTTTGCCACCCCTTGTCGCTTGCCAACCGGAAGCGGAAACCGGAAATGCGCACAAGGAAATTCACACAAACATTGGCACACACAAAACATACCAAGTTTATGGTAAGAATTTCATGAATTCTTGGATTTAGTCAAATAAGTGCACATTTAAGCACACAAACTTAAGTAGCACAGCTGACAGGTTATTTTTACTTAGTGCTATCCAATTAAAAGCGTAATCCGCTGTTAAATTGTAATGAAATTAATggtattaaatcaaaaatatgcaATTTTAATGCAGTGTATTGATGCCTCCGTGCTTATTTTTGAACCCACAGTCACACTGATTTTACTAATGAATACGAAAATCCTAATTCTAAGCCCTGTAATCGGATTACACATTTCTAACAGCTTACTGCAAGGAATTTGATTAAAGTACCACGCATAAACGTCCTAGCAAATACCAAAATGGCAGCGTTGTTTTGGTGGGGGGCTAAGAGGTTGAAAGGTCAGCTAAACAGCCACGTAAAtgccatatatatatatggacgggTAATTAGCATTAACCCATTGTCGAATTATACACACCGGGACTGCCCTGTTCCGTGAGATTGGCAATGAGAGTGGGTGGTCCACTGCTCAGACTCCCGCCGCCTGCCCCGCCGGTGGAGGCAGCACCTGCACCACCCGCCGCAGCACCACTTCCGGCCGAGCCACTGGCAGCCGCCGGGTCGAGCGCCTGGGCGAcgtggaggagcagcagcagtaggGATGCGAAGGTGGCTCTAAGCGCTGGCCGCTGCCTCATCTTGCAATTTGGTATTTTGGCTATGTGCTTGTTGTACTCCCGCACCGGCATCAACATGTTCCATTGGTTGTTTCTTGGCTCCCTGGCTCCGATGGCGCTAATTATGCACGATGCCCTGCGAAAGAGGGGGATTTCAGTTAATAATTGATTGGCTTTGGCTTAATTGCACTTGTCTAATTGTGGCGGCAAAAAAGATCTATGGTGGGTAGAATCgtttttatgtaattaaatttaattagatatttatttctttgatttagtttttatgaaatgttttatttagttttgtatAAATGCATCGCAGCCATTTGCCACTCTaccagcagcagttgcaaTTAATGTTCGTTGCAAGTTTATTGTTGCACATCAGTCACCCAAAAGTATCTTATGGTTACGCTTTGTATCGCAATGttgcagcacacacacacttcgCCAACTGGTCGCAATTAAAGTTCCTGCAGTCCTGTTCAACCGACATCTGTTTGGCAGATACAAAATGTATCTCGACCGAGCCTCAAAATTACACATTTGGCATATAAATTGCTCAATTTCATGTACTTTGCCTGTGTCAAATTGTCATTATGCGGACGCACAAAAACACACGCAACGCTAATGTATCTTGCAGATACATTTGCTGAAACTGCACTTTTAGCACTTGGTCACGAATGGTGTGATTTTTTATGAAGAtatcaatttgtttttctgacgttttatttaatggccTTTTCTCCACTTCTCATCGAATTATGATTGAATTTTGTGTATCTGAAAATTATAACACTTTTTCCTTGcatttcatgtttttatattcaatttgTATCTTCTTTTATGTGCACttttttgagaaataaatcattttattaagttttaattcgattttattatttaacacTTTAGCACTCGAACACATTGTAGGTGCCACTTTTTTATGAGATACCTTTTGGGATGCTCGTTCTGCAGGTTTTTCACTGTCTCAAAATTATCGATTTAAAACGCGTTTTGTttctccaaaaataaaaaagatatttgTGTACATATAGCACCTTGTGCTGGGCGGTATTTTCGCCGTCTTCAGTTCGTATCtctttgtttatatttatgcatTGCACTTGTGCCAAGGGCTTTCAGCTTTTTactgttttcctttttctttttggtttttcacgTTTTTCTCTGCTGGCGTTGGCGTGTGTGCGCTGCTTTTGTTACATTTATAAATGGTTTAGAGCGCACATGTGCCGCACAGCACcaaaacacacacgcacagctGTGGCTACAATTTGTAACTGTAGCGCATTTATAAACGCTGGCTGGCTGGAtggctgactggctgactggctggctGGTGGCTGGCTCCTTGGTTCGATGTCCTTGCtgctgttttctgtttttccgcCGTTCTGCTCTCTGTTTTCCAGTATTTCCCCGTGCTGCCGGCCCAATGTTTACACACGCTCAAGAACTTTTTGTTGGTCGTCAACAAACCATCAAGCATTTGCGTTATATTGCTTATCAGCGACTGAGATACGCTATGGTGTGCGCAGGGTAGGGGTCCTGGTCTTCCTTCTCCCTTTCGATGCGGTTTTGGTCTCGTATTTGATTTACCCTTCGGAAAAGCGGTGAACGTGCTCACATGCGGCCCGCCTGAATTTTCCAGTCTCAGTtcgcttttgttgtttcagtCAATTGCCGCATTTTAAAAACGCATAAAATTGCTTTATGTTTGCCTTGCCAGTCGTCTTCGCATCGCATCTCTCCGCTCCTTTTCCCTTTTCGGGCTTATCCTCTGGCGTAAATTTAAGCAAGGCGCCTTAGTTAGGGGCCACAAAACTCGGATCGCACATGACAGACGTCGACGAGACGCGTTGGCGTTCGgatttttcctcttttcccattttcctcgGGGCCAACAGCGCAGGCTGCACAGCTGCAGTTCAGGTATCTTCGGCGGTGTAAGTATCTGTAAGTGGTGCATAAGTGGCAGAGAAATGTTATTGatgatttatttgcatttggcATTGATATATGCTAATGTTTTTTCCCTCTTTCTGTGTGCCCGACTCCCTCGAAAtacggaaaaacaaaagcaaccCAAAATGAAAAGAAGGTTCCTCACGGTTCCAGGCCATGGATTATGTTATCTTTAAACGCGGCGGCCTGTtggcttttcaatttttcatgCCGCCGCAGCAAAAGAAGAAATTATTATGGCATTTTCCCCTCTTTTTTCTGCCCTGGCTTTCCTTAAagtcatttttatttgcatttcgtGATTTCGAACAGACAGATAAGCCCGGGCAACGTTTGAACAAAAAACGAAGGAGAGGTACGCGCTGGCTGTGTCAACtcaaatatttgatttaattcCCTGACATAATAATTAATCACTCGGCACCTTTTACGGGACGT
This window contains:
- the LOC108033735 gene encoding uncharacterized protein LOC108033735 isoform X2, translated to MKNSKCLPNERRQLRDQLTRSCVFYPIKRASCIISAIGAREPRNNQWNMLMPVREYNKHIAKIPNCKMRQRPALRATFASLLLLLLHVAQALDPAAASGSAGSGAAAGGAGAASTGGAGGGSLSSGPPTLIANLTEQGSPGVYNSTMG
- the LOC108033735 gene encoding uncharacterized protein LOC108033735 isoform X1, which produces MLMPVREYNKHIAKIPNCKMRQRPALRATFASLLLLLLHVAQALDPAAASGSAGSGAAAGGAGAASTGGAGGGSLSSGPPTLIANLTEQGSPGVYNSTMG